From a single Deltaproteobacteria bacterium IMCC39524 genomic region:
- a CDS encoding HD domain-containing protein, whose protein sequence is MRQLVKAVQSLFSRRSGALQSESSSADFFRGIRFRLVSFVLSLLVVTTFSVSFIVMQILDSALLDSLVKRGSAITQAAAVPAGFSLLENDRLAMDNLVAQIKASQEELVYVAILDLEKNILAHDRLDRVGEQLPSLTGKPIAQAHDVAIVRGQYEGVDSFEFRRPIYFADQHVGSVVVAVSASKLMASKALAHRQIFTVATFVTILALLGAILISMVFTRPIERLADGVSRLQKDEYVGDVPVRSRNELGMLIRNFNKMARTIQQQKASLQGYAEDLESSYNDIVRILAAALDARDNYTYGHSARVARFAIAVAERLEFTREELKELEMGCLLHDIGKIHVRDAVLNKQCNLDQEESLEIAQHPLLGSQILELAPSLHKYIPGVKHHHERFDGTGYPDRLSGDEIPLHAQILALADTYDAMTSSRPYRKGLSQEKAIAEIRRCSGSQFNPKLAEIFIDIVPVVSARLVDDRLPLESLCAS, encoded by the coding sequence ATGCGTCAATTAGTTAAAGCCGTTCAATCCTTATTCTCCAGGCGCTCCGGCGCGTTGCAAAGTGAAAGCTCCTCTGCTGATTTTTTCAGGGGTATTCGTTTCCGTCTCGTTTCGTTCGTTCTGTCGTTGCTTGTAGTTACGACTTTCAGCGTCTCGTTTATTGTTATGCAAATCCTGGATTCCGCCCTGCTGGATTCTCTCGTCAAGCGGGGAAGTGCTATCACACAGGCCGCTGCCGTCCCCGCCGGATTCAGCCTGTTGGAGAATGATCGTCTGGCAATGGATAATCTCGTTGCCCAGATAAAAGCCTCCCAGGAAGAGCTGGTGTATGTCGCCATTCTGGATCTTGAAAAAAATATCCTTGCACATGATCGACTGGACCGGGTTGGCGAACAACTCCCTTCTTTGACAGGAAAGCCGATAGCACAGGCTCATGATGTTGCCATTGTTAGGGGGCAATATGAAGGGGTTGATAGCTTTGAATTCAGGCGCCCGATTTATTTTGCAGACCAGCATGTGGGGAGTGTCGTTGTTGCTGTCAGCGCCAGTAAGTTAATGGCCTCGAAGGCTTTGGCGCACCGACAAATTTTTACGGTCGCCACATTTGTAACTATCCTGGCCTTGCTCGGCGCGATTCTGATTTCAATGGTTTTCACTCGCCCCATCGAGCGTTTGGCCGACGGCGTTTCAAGGCTGCAGAAAGATGAGTATGTTGGCGATGTTCCGGTTCGTTCACGTAATGAACTGGGAATGTTGATTCGCAACTTCAACAAGATGGCAAGGACGATCCAGCAACAGAAAGCAAGCTTACAGGGCTATGCAGAGGATCTGGAATCGTCATATAATGATATCGTAAGAATTCTGGCCGCGGCTCTCGATGCCCGGGATAATTACACCTATGGTCATTCGGCCCGTGTTGCGCGTTTTGCTATCGCTGTCGCCGAGAGACTTGAGTTTACCCGCGAGGAATTAAAGGAACTGGAGATGGGGTGTTTGCTTCATGACATAGGCAAGATCCATGTCAGAGACGCTGTACTCAATAAGCAGTGTAACCTTGATCAGGAAGAGTCTCTGGAGATCGCTCAACACCCATTGCTGGGCTCACAGATCCTTGAACTTGCACCTTCGTTGCATAAATATATTCCTGGTGTAAAGCACCACCACGAGCGTTTTGACGGAACAGGCTACCCTGACCGGCTTAGTGGCGACGAGATCCCATTGCACGCCCAGATCCTTGCTCTGGCAGATACTTATGACGCCATGACAAGTTCGAGGCCATACCGAAAGGGTCTCAGCCAGGAAAAGGCGATTGCAGAAATCAGGCGCTGTAGCGGTAGCCAGTTTAACCCCAAGCTTGCTGAAATCTTTATCGATATCGTCCCTGTTGTTTCCGCCAGGTTAGTGGACGATCGGTTGCCACTGGAGTCGCTATGCGCATCGTAA
- a CDS encoding leucyl aminopeptidase — protein MDIKIRKSSPLQIKTSCLVIGLCEKDFASPLMKELDQKLGGLLLKAKRNGEFSAKEDEQILFQPAGHLPAERVLLIGLGQAEKISDEKVRRAAGQAVNRVTEKKFGQMAFALPFQREEREQSAPFQALAEGLLLASYRYDLFLGEETKKARKLPKTVTLVITAEQDKKSCEVAVEKARKISQAVILTRDLVNAPGNIKSPEHLAEQAQFAAQQSTLSCKVLGQKELTEEGCGALLGVAQGSAREPRLIILEHKGGHKDEAPVALVGKGVTFDSGGISLKPGEKMDEMKMDMAGGAAVIGTMLAASLLELPVNLVGIVPAVENMPSATAYRPGDILTSLSGQTIEVLNTDAEGRLILADALTYAKRYEPRLVVDLATLTGACIIALGHQATAVLGNDQELVDALLEAGDDSGERLWQLPLWEDYDQQIKSDVADVKNTGGRPAGTITAAAFLKKFAKDFNWAHLDIAGTAWRDQATPYTPKGGTGVGVRLLIAFLENLSNTN, from the coding sequence ATGGACATAAAAATTCGTAAATCGTCTCCGCTACAAATAAAAACTTCATGCTTGGTCATCGGTCTCTGCGAGAAGGACTTTGCCTCACCGCTCATGAAAGAGCTTGACCAAAAACTCGGTGGACTGCTCCTCAAGGCAAAACGCAATGGCGAATTCTCTGCCAAAGAGGATGAACAGATCCTCTTTCAACCCGCAGGACATCTGCCGGCAGAGCGGGTTCTCCTCATCGGTCTTGGCCAAGCAGAAAAGATCTCCGACGAAAAGGTTCGTCGGGCAGCTGGACAGGCCGTGAATAGGGTCACAGAGAAAAAGTTCGGGCAGATGGCCTTCGCTTTACCTTTTCAGCGCGAAGAGCGCGAACAGTCCGCTCCGTTCCAGGCTTTGGCAGAAGGGCTTCTCTTAGCCAGCTACCGCTACGACTTGTTCCTCGGAGAAGAAACGAAAAAGGCTCGCAAATTGCCAAAGACCGTCACTCTGGTAATCACAGCGGAACAAGATAAAAAAAGCTGCGAGGTTGCCGTTGAAAAGGCGCGTAAAATCAGCCAGGCGGTCATACTGACGCGAGATCTCGTCAACGCTCCCGGCAACATCAAATCGCCTGAGCACCTCGCCGAACAGGCGCAGTTTGCAGCGCAGCAGAGCACACTGAGTTGCAAAGTCCTCGGCCAGAAAGAGTTAACCGAAGAAGGTTGCGGTGCTCTTCTCGGCGTGGCCCAGGGTAGCGCACGCGAGCCGCGCCTTATTATTCTCGAGCATAAGGGCGGCCACAAAGACGAAGCACCAGTGGCCCTGGTGGGCAAGGGCGTCACCTTTGACTCAGGCGGGATCTCGTTGAAGCCGGGCGAAAAAATGGATGAGATGAAGATGGATATGGCCGGTGGGGCGGCCGTCATCGGCACCATGTTGGCCGCCTCCCTTCTGGAACTGCCGGTCAACCTGGTGGGCATCGTTCCCGCAGTTGAAAATATGCCCTCGGCAACCGCCTACAGGCCAGGAGACATCCTCACCAGCCTCTCCGGCCAGACAATTGAAGTCCTTAACACTGACGCCGAAGGCCGCCTGATCCTCGCCGACGCCCTGACTTACGCAAAACGCTACGAGCCGAGGCTGGTCGTTGACCTGGCGACCCTGACCGGCGCCTGTATCATTGCTTTGGGCCATCAGGCGACAGCGGTTCTCGGCAACGACCAGGAACTCGTGGACGCATTACTGGAAGCCGGCGATGATAGCGGCGAGCGACTTTGGCAGCTGCCGCTCTGGGAGGACTATGACCAGCAGATCAAGAGCGACGTGGCCGATGTAAAAAACACGGGAGGTCGTCCGGCTGGAACCATTACGGCTGCGGCCTTTCTGAAGAAGTTTGCCAAGGACTTCAACTGGGCTCACCTCGACATCGCCGGCACGGCCTGGCGCGACCAGGCAACCCCTTACACACCCAAGGGTGGCACAGGTGTCGGCGTGCGTTTACTGATCGCATTTCTAGAGAATTTGTCGAATACAAACTGA
- the serA gene encoding phosphoglycerate dehydrogenase, producing MRVLVSDKFPSEGLQVLEQAEGIELDYQPGLTTEQLLGAIAEVDALIVRSGTAITEEIFHAANRLQVIGRAGVGTRNLDLEAANRKGVVVMHTPFGSTTTTAEHTIAMIFALARQIPAASHSTKKGEWESDRFLGIEVAGKTLGVLGAGKIGRMVIERALSLKMKPIVYDPYLTEGTVRTLGAEQVDFEGLLSRSDFLTLHTPYNAETANILNNETLARIKPGCHVINCATGGLIDEAALAESIKAGRVAGAAIDVFSKEPPGADNPLLQLEQVICTPHLRTATRDAQVNVTVQVANQVVDMLTKGIIINAVNVPSISADLLATLRPHLDLAERLGSFLAQLYGKGLTEVRIEYAGTVTDNPTEPLTMAALKGILTPMVGSEVNYINAPFLAKERCIRVTETRSQSTRGFSSLIRLEVVGADGENSVCGALFGENDYRIVRVNGCNVEALPNGHLLVLFNEDHPGIIGFIGQLLGEAKINIAGMNLTRHSIDGQAVSLINVDSCIPDETLEKLRAHEHIVAAHQIVL from the coding sequence ATGAGAGTACTCGTTTCTGACAAATTTCCCAGTGAAGGGCTACAGGTTCTCGAACAAGCCGAGGGGATAGAACTTGACTACCAGCCAGGCCTGACGACAGAACAACTTCTGGGAGCCATTGCCGAAGTTGATGCACTGATCGTACGCAGCGGAACGGCTATCACCGAAGAGATCTTTCATGCGGCCAACAGACTGCAGGTTATTGGCCGCGCCGGTGTAGGCACCAGAAACCTCGATCTGGAAGCGGCCAACCGCAAGGGGGTCGTGGTCATGCACACCCCGTTCGGCAGCACCACCACCACTGCCGAGCATACGATCGCCATGATCTTTGCCCTGGCCAGACAGATCCCGGCGGCCAGCCATTCAACCAAGAAGGGCGAATGGGAATCTGATCGTTTTCTCGGCATCGAGGTCGCAGGAAAAACACTCGGCGTTCTGGGCGCAGGAAAAATTGGCCGAATGGTTATTGAGCGAGCCCTTTCCCTGAAGATGAAGCCAATTGTTTACGATCCATATCTGACGGAAGGCACGGTCCGCACACTTGGTGCAGAGCAGGTCGATTTTGAAGGCTTGCTAAGCCGCTCCGACTTTTTAACCCTGCACACTCCGTACAATGCGGAAACCGCCAATATCCTCAACAATGAAACACTGGCACGCATCAAACCCGGTTGTCATGTCATCAATTGTGCAACCGGAGGCCTGATCGACGAAGCCGCCCTGGCCGAGTCAATCAAGGCAGGACGCGTCGCCGGAGCTGCGATCGACGTTTTCAGCAAAGAGCCACCGGGAGCTGACAACCCCTTACTGCAGCTTGAGCAGGTCATCTGTACGCCGCATCTACGCACCGCGACCCGCGACGCACAGGTAAATGTCACCGTACAGGTCGCCAATCAGGTGGTTGACATGCTGACCAAAGGCATCATCATCAACGCGGTTAACGTCCCCTCGATCAGCGCCGATCTGCTGGCAACATTACGTCCCCACCTGGATCTGGCCGAGCGTCTTGGCTCGTTCCTGGCACAACTCTACGGCAAGGGTCTTACAGAAGTTCGCATTGAATATGCAGGGACTGTGACCGACAACCCGACCGAGCCTTTGACCATGGCCGCCCTGAAAGGCATCCTCACGCCGATGGTCGGCTCCGAAGTTAACTACATCAACGCTCCGTTTCTGGCCAAAGAACGCTGCATTCGCGTCACCGAGACCCGCAGCCAATCGACCCGCGGCTTTTCCAGTTTGATCCGCCTCGAAGTGGTCGGCGCTGACGGCGAGAATTCTGTTTGTGGCGCCCTTTTCGGAGAAAACGACTACCGGATCGTGCGTGTTAACGGCTGTAACGTCGAGGCGCTGCCCAACGGCCACCTCCTGGTCCTTTTCAACGAGGATCATCCCGGCATCATCGGCTTTATCGGCCAACTGCTCGGTGAAGCTAAAATTAACATCGCAGGCATGAACCTGACCCGTCATTCGATCGACGGTCAGGCTGTCTCTTTGATTAATGTTGACAGTTGCATTCCAGATGAAACTCTGGAAAAATTGCGCGCCCACGAGCATATCGTCGCCGCACACCAGATTGTTTTATAA
- the hisZ gene encoding ATP phosphoribosyltransferase regulatory subunit: protein MPNIIETRLPTGVKDFLPVKAAKLDYLQNTLRSIYKAWGFRPVAPAILEDLAVLELGLGSDLRANTFRFDDRQTGRLVAFPPDITPQVARIAATRMREMPLPFRLCYNGRVLRHTEQRLGKDREIFQSGVELIGLSGPEADAEMIAMAVKCLQSVGATEFTIDIGQVEFLRGVLNDLPLDASQALALRTAITAKDLSGLQQLLKTLPLNDQQRTELLALPRLYGGRETLDQARKAISNPASQKALDELEKVLEVLTVYGVEEHITLDLGEMRGFDYHSGLVFQGFLSGFGRAVCSGGRYDGLTERYGFSSPATGFAFNLYNLLFALDRELDERAEEGTDFLLFSSEQDKAPAQRLAATLRDQGFSVARDIIERGQAASLDYAKRMHYRYLLVLEASQEELTLIRTADGESSSVTQNAIESGQFTI, encoded by the coding sequence GTGCCTAACATCATAGAGACACGACTGCCAACCGGCGTGAAAGACTTCCTGCCGGTTAAAGCGGCCAAACTGGACTACCTGCAAAACACTTTGCGTAGCATTTACAAGGCTTGGGGCTTCCGCCCCGTAGCTCCGGCAATCCTTGAGGACCTGGCCGTTCTTGAGCTCGGGCTGGGAAGTGATCTGCGCGCCAACACCTTTCGCTTTGATGACCGACAGACCGGCCGCCTGGTCGCCTTTCCACCAGACATCACGCCCCAGGTTGCAAGAATTGCGGCGACCCGCATGCGTGAGATGCCCTTGCCATTTCGTCTCTGCTACAACGGCCGCGTTCTAAGGCATACCGAGCAACGCCTCGGTAAGGACCGCGAAATTTTCCAGTCCGGAGTCGAGTTGATCGGGCTCAGCGGTCCGGAAGCCGATGCGGAAATGATTGCCATGGCTGTGAAGTGCCTGCAGTCTGTCGGCGCTACCGAGTTCACTATCGATATCGGCCAGGTCGAATTCCTGCGTGGCGTTCTGAACGACCTGCCCCTGGATGCGAGCCAGGCCCTGGCTCTGCGCACCGCGATCACGGCAAAAGATCTTTCCGGCCTGCAGCAACTGCTCAAGACTCTGCCTCTAAACGATCAGCAACGCACTGAGCTTCTCGCTTTGCCCAGGCTTTACGGTGGCCGCGAGACTCTTGATCAGGCACGCAAGGCGATCTCCAACCCCGCTTCACAGAAGGCTCTGGATGAGCTGGAAAAAGTTCTGGAAGTCCTCACCGTGTACGGTGTTGAAGAACATATCACTTTAGACCTTGGTGAAATGCGCGGTTTCGATTACCATAGTGGGCTGGTATTTCAGGGTTTCCTGTCTGGCTTTGGCAGAGCGGTCTGCTCCGGCGGCCGTTATGATGGCCTGACGGAACGCTACGGCTTCTCATCGCCGGCCACAGGGTTTGCTTTCAACCTGTACAACCTGCTCTTTGCTCTCGACAGGGAGCTTGACGAACGGGCAGAAGAAGGCACGGACTTCCTGCTCTTCTCCTCGGAGCAGGACAAGGCGCCGGCGCAAAGGCTCGCTGCGACCTTGCGCGACCAGGGCTTTTCAGTCGCCCGTGACATAATCGAGCGCGGCCAGGCGGCCAGTCTCGACTATGCCAAACGCATGCATTACCGTTACCTGCTGGTGCTCGAAGCATCACAGGAAGAGCTGACCCTGATCCGAACAGCAGATGGTGAGTCGAGCAGCGTGACTCAAAACGCGATCGAATCGGGACAATTTACAATTTAA
- a CDS encoding adenylosuccinate synthase: MANVVIVGAQWGDEGKGKVVDIYTEHAQQVVRYQGGNNAGHTLVVGDETIVLHLIPSGILHPGKRCIIGNGVVLDPKIFLGEIEGLKKRGYMQDDSQLVVDSNLHVIMPWHKAIDLAREKHADRKIGTTGRGIGPTYEDKVGRRGIRMSDLVKPQVFRRKLKEILPEKNFLLENFFGEAPLDEEQIFAEYSGYAQQIEKYIGCCSRSLNKAIEEGANLLFEGAQGTLLDIDHGTYPYVTSSSTCIGGVCTGSGVAARHINGVIGITKAYCTRVGEGPFPSELHDEMGENLRKAGSEFGATTGRPRRCGWFDAVALREAVRLNGMTGLAITKLDVLSELDSIKICTAYSYKGELIEDFPRDADILQECTPVYEEFPGWGSDICEAKSMADLPDAAKAYLAKLEELVNCPAVLISVGPRRDQTIQVSNPFA; the protein is encoded by the coding sequence ATGGCAAACGTCGTCATTGTCGGCGCCCAGTGGGGCGATGAAGGTAAAGGTAAAGTTGTTGACATCTACACCGAACATGCTCAGCAGGTTGTTCGCTATCAGGGTGGCAACAATGCAGGCCACACTCTCGTAGTCGGTGATGAAACCATCGTTCTGCACCTGATCCCTTCAGGCATTCTGCACCCTGGCAAACGTTGCATCATTGGCAACGGTGTCGTCCTCGACCCAAAGATTTTCCTAGGGGAGATTGAAGGGTTAAAGAAAAGGGGCTACATGCAGGACGACTCGCAACTGGTCGTTGACAGTAACCTGCATGTCATCATGCCCTGGCACAAGGCGATTGATCTGGCCCGTGAGAAGCACGCTGACCGCAAAATCGGCACCACAGGTCGCGGCATCGGCCCTACCTATGAAGACAAGGTCGGTCGTCGCGGCATCCGCATGAGTGATCTGGTCAAACCCCAGGTTTTCCGTCGCAAGCTCAAAGAGATTCTGCCGGAGAAAAATTTTCTGCTGGAGAACTTTTTTGGTGAGGCTCCTCTCGACGAAGAACAGATCTTTGCCGAGTACTCCGGTTACGCTCAGCAGATCGAAAAATACATCGGCTGCTGCTCGCGCTCACTGAACAAGGCCATCGAAGAAGGAGCGAACCTGCTCTTCGAAGGTGCTCAAGGCACCCTGCTCGATATCGACCACGGCACATACCCCTACGTCACTTCATCATCGACTTGTATCGGTGGCGTCTGCACCGGTTCCGGCGTCGCCGCACGTCACATCAACGGCGTTATCGGCATCACCAAGGCCTACTGCACCAGAGTCGGAGAAGGCCCTTTCCCCTCGGAGCTGCACGATGAGATGGGTGAGAATTTGCGCAAAGCCGGCAGTGAGTTCGGAGCCACGACCGGACGCCCGCGTCGCTGCGGCTGGTTTGACGCCGTCGCCCTGCGAGAGGCCGTCCGCCTAAATGGCATGACCGGTCTGGCGATCACCAAGCTTGACGTGCTGAGCGAGCTGGACAGTATCAAGATCTGCACGGCATACTCCTACAAAGGCGAACTGATCGAGGATTTCCCCCGTGATGCCGACATCCTGCAGGAGTGCACCCCGGTTTATGAAGAGTTCCCGGGATGGGGCAGCGACATCTGTGAGGCCAAGTCAATGGCCGACTTGCCTGATGCTGCCAAAGCCTACCTGGCCAAGCTCGAAGAGCTGGTCAACTGCCCGGCGGTTCTGATTTCTGTCGGTCCTCGCCGAGACCAGACGATTCAGGTCAGCAACCCCTTTGCCTGA
- the trxA gene encoding thioredoxin gives MSSDKVVHVTDDSFESEVKQSSVPVLVDFWASWCAPCKAISPLVDQVAEDYDGKVKICKLNVDENPATPGQFGVRGIPTMILFKDGEVFDQVVGAVPKNQLEDLLKKVL, from the coding sequence ATGTCCAGTGATAAAGTCGTCCATGTAACGGATGATTCTTTTGAGAGTGAAGTCAAGCAATCCTCGGTTCCCGTCCTCGTTGATTTTTGGGCCTCCTGGTGTGCGCCATGTAAGGCGATCAGCCCGCTTGTCGACCAGGTCGCCGAAGACTATGATGGCAAGGTCAAGATCTGCAAACTGAATGTTGATGAGAACCCTGCGACCCCGGGGCAATTCGGTGTTCGTGGTATCCCGACGATGATCCTCTTCAAAGACGGTGAGGTTTTTGATCAGGTTGTTGGTGCGGTACCAAAGAATCAGTTGGAAGATTTGTTGAAGAAGGTCCTCTAA
- a CDS encoding SIS domain-containing protein, with product MTQDKISAAVEQQISVLDPFLLTQKPLLNSLAEHLVATFHQGGRLFLVGSGPFGAIAGIIGQSFLHRQTLERPALPAISLSNDAGLATFLASDEQGSQLFSRQLRALATNQDTILVLAGTNLSQADREALNTAKQLGCRTILISSEQAEIAGSLPNTSLALPSDSLPRLLESTLFIGNLLCTLVEGELFGT from the coding sequence ATGACTCAGGACAAAATAAGTGCAGCAGTTGAGCAGCAGATTAGCGTGCTCGACCCTTTCCTGCTCACCCAGAAACCTCTTTTAAACAGCCTGGCCGAACACCTGGTGGCAACCTTTCACCAGGGCGGACGGCTCTTTCTTGTCGGCAGTGGGCCCTTCGGTGCTATTGCCGGGATTATCGGTCAGTCCTTTCTGCACAGACAAACCCTCGAGCGACCGGCCCTGCCAGCAATCTCCTTGAGCAACGATGCCGGACTGGCAACATTTCTGGCCAGCGATGAACAGGGCAGCCAGCTCTTCAGCCGCCAACTACGCGCCCTTGCCACGAATCAGGATACGATTCTGGTGCTCGCCGGGACCAACCTGAGCCAGGCAGACCGTGAAGCTTTAAACACCGCAAAGCAGTTAGGTTGTCGCACCATATTGATTTCCAGCGAACAGGCCGAGATCGCCGGGTCTCTGCCGAACACAAGCCTTGCACTGCCCAGCGATTCATTACCAAGGCTGCTGGAAAGCACCCTCTTTATCGGCAACCTGCTCTGCACTCTCGTAGAGGGCGAGCTTTTCGGCACCTGA